The Halorussus gelatinilyticus genome contains the following window.
GGAGGGCGTGGACCTCGACCTCCGCCACGCGCTCTCCATCGGCGAACCGCTCTCGGCGGGCGTGGTGGACTGGGGCGAGGAGACGCTGGGCGTCACGGTCCACGACACCTACGGCCAGACCGAGACGGGCAACATGATAATCAACAACTACCCGACGATGGAGTTGAAGCCGGGGAGCATGGGCAAGCCGCTGCCGGGCATCGAGGCCGACGTAGTAGACCCGGAGACCGGCGAATCGATGCCGCCGGGCGAGACGGGTGAAATCGCCCAGCGCGGCGACTACCCCTGCTTCTTCGCGGAGTACTGGGAGAAACCCGAGAAGACCGCCGGATGCTTCGTGGAGGGCCCCGACGGAAAGTGGTACCTCTCGGGGGACCTCGCCCGGAAAGACGAGGATGGCTACTTCTGGTTCGAGGGTCGCGCGGACGACGTCATCATCTCGTCGGGCTACCGCATCGGTCCGTTCGAGGTCGAGAGTTCGCTCGGCGAGCACCCCGCGGTCGCGGAGGCCGCGGTGGTGCCCAAGCCCGACCGCGAGCGGGGCAACATCGTCAAGGCCTACGTCGTCCCGAGCGACGACGTAGACCCTGACGACGAACTCGCGGAGGACGTGAAGACCCACGTCCGCGAGGAACTTTCGGCCCACGAGTACCCCCGCGAAATCGAGTTCGTCGAGGAGCTTCCCAAGACCGTGACCGGGAAGATTCGTCGGACGGAACTACAGGACGACGCCCAGCAGGAGGCCGAAGTCGAGCAGGAGTAGTCGGCGTTCGTCGTACGGACGAACTTCCACCCCGGTTCAGTCGCTCGTCATCGCTCGGAGGTGGGTGTGAACCTCGTCGGTGTCGTTTACGAGCGTGACCGTCTGTCGGGTAGCGTCGTACTCGACGACGTTCGCGTCGGCCATCTTCGGCAGGTGATTGTGGACGAGCGAGACGCCGACGGTGGTCTGTCCGTCGCCCGCCCGACCGATTTCGGACTGGCGCTCCTCCCACGCGACCAGTTCCGTCGTCAGTTCGGCCACCGAAAGCGGGGTATCGACGGACCGGAGGTGCTGAAGGGTGAAACGGCGGTAGGGATGAGACAGGACGCTGAAGAGTTCGTCTTGACGGTCGCCTCCGACCTCGAATCCCAACTTGCTCGTCTCAGAGGCATTGTTTGTCACATCGAAACAGTGGCCTTCCACGGGGATAAGTGTTGTCTGGCAGATAAATAACGGGATGAAGATAACGCAGTTTACGCGCTTCTATCTGGGGTTGACACACGTTTCGGTGTGGGGACCTACATTTCGCCCCGCGATACTGCGCGTTCCGCAGCGAGCGAGTTTCCGCCGGATTACGGGTCATCTCGGTCGTCGTCCTTGCCGTCGTCGTCCTTGCCGTCGTCGTCCTTGCCGTCGTCGTACGGGTCGGTGAAGAAGAAGTGATTGAACGGTTGCACTCGTCGCTGGCACAGGATTTCCGAACTCTCTATCGAGAGGCCGACTTCGTGGATGGCGTCGGTGATACGGACGGTGTCGGCCGTTCCGGTCCCGACTGCCTCGACGAACAGGTTCCGCTGGCCCGTCAGCGTTTCCCGAACGTCTACGACCCCGCGAATATCGAGTACCTGTTCGACCATCGCGGTTCGCTCCGAGGGCGGTG
Protein-coding sequences here:
- a CDS encoding DUF7344 domain-containing protein, whose amino-acid sequence is MTNNASETSKLGFEVGGDRQDELFSVLSHPYRRFTLQHLRSVDTPLSVAELTTELVAWEERQSEIGRAGDGQTTVGVSLVHNHLPKMADANVVEYDATRQTVTLVNDTDEVHTHLRAMTSD
- a CDS encoding Lrp/AsnC family transcriptional regulator, producing the protein MVELDNVDRGILHELQMDARNRTAQEIADKVDVSASTVRNRIEQLEDDGIIEGYHPKIDYEAADLPLQVLFVCTAPPSERTAMVEQVLDIRGVVDVRETLTGQRNLFVEAVGTGTADTVRITDAIHEVGLSIESSEILCQRRVQPFNHFFFTDPYDDGKDDDGKDDDGKDDDRDDP